In Thiofilum sp., the genomic window AATATACTGCATAGGGCGAGGAATTTTATATTCATTGAGCCATGCTTTTAAGGAGCGTAATTCCTGCATCGCCTCCACATCAAGCTGGAGCTGAGCCACTTGCTTTTTAAAGCTCTCCACCTCTCGACTGATCAAATGCGGCAAATCCTTAGGCAGTAGACCAAATAGCATATTGGATTGTGTCAATTGAGCCGCCTCTTGTTGATAGGCAAATAGCTCTTGCTCGACCTCATCGAGTTGATCCTGCAAAATCTTATTAAAATACTTCAGGCGCTCCTCATTCAAACTATTAATATGTGCCTGATCAATCTGTTCCGTCGCAAGCTGTAGCTCTAATAGTTTTAATAAATCCTTATTTTCATAGGCAACCGTGACTTGCTGCATCAGTTCGGTTTTACGCAGTCGCTCGGTTTCATCGGGTTCACGGTCGGGATGCAGTGCCGTCACTAATTGGCGGTAAATGGTTTGAATAGACTTACTCAGCGCTTGAGCTTCTTGCTGTTCGCGCTCTTCTTTAGCGAGTTGTTTAGCAGTTTTTTTACGTTTAGCGCGTTTGGCTTCTTCAGCGGCTAGGGCTTCTTCTCGTTTGTTATGCATACGCTCTTGGATTTCGGCAACCGTTTCAGGGTCGATATTTTCAGGATCAATTTCTAGCCCTAAATCTTCTTTAAGCGCGGCTTTCACATGAGCGTAGTATTCGGCTTTAGCCTCTTGTTCTTCCTGATCATAATCGCTATTAGCATAAAAATTATAATAAGGCTTTAAATCATCGCGCTCATAAAGCTCGATCAGTTGCTCACTGACACGGGTAATAATATAACTGATTTTTTCTTTTTGAATTTTGGTCAATTTTTGGGTTTTATAAGCTTCATCTAAGCGTTGAATGAGCTGCTCTTGCTGCACGCTAAACGCCTCACGCAGCGGTTGCATGGCTGCCTCTAAGTCTTGGCGACAACGCGGTAAGATCTCCTGCCACTGCATTAAAAGCTGCTTTTGCTTATCAATGCGCTTCATGGTGGTATTAAACTTTTTCTGGGCTGGAGTTGGTTTATCCGTACTAGCGGTCTTGATTAAAATCGGGGCTGTTCTAGTCATGAGTATTATCTGAATAATGATCTGGGCAATAAAATAAGGACTAGATTAACAGAAAAACTGCCCGTGTTAACCCCAAAAGGTATAAGTCCCCGGACGGTAATAATCACGATCATAGCCGCCGTAATTACTTTCATACTCGGTCGCTACCAACTCAGCACTGCGCGACCACGTATCCTTAGTAGTGCGAATCGCCTCATTATTTAGCTCTAATTGCACATGCGCCAACTCATGAAATAGCACATTGTCCGCGTCCACCACTAAAGACCCTCCGTCTTTGGTCATGATTTTGACTAGCATATTCGCATCCATCGTAATGGTAGCATCGACGCCCCCCAGACTATTAAAACTCACTGAGGTAGAAGCCGTCGGCGTAATGCCTGATTGCTGACGTAGTGCCGAGGGTTGGGGATGAGTTTGAATAGTTAGCGAATTTAAACGCGGGTTACTCAATATTTGATTCAGAATCGTACTGCCATAGGGATTAGTTTGAATTTTTTGTAGGGCGGGCGCTAATTCATTCGCTACTCTTAATTTACTAGCTCCTACTGGACTCGCTCCCCTGCTAGGCAAAGCGGTATAACCAAACACCGGAAATACACTAGGCTGTAAGCCATTGGTACGCACGGGCAGGAGTACGGGGCGAGTAGGCGCTGCATAATTAGGTTGTTGAATCGCTGAACTATACTGAGCGGCTAATAGCTCAGCGCTTGCTTGGGGATTGAAAGGTGGCGCTATAAAAGGCGTTGGATTATTAACTCGTGACCCTGTACTCAAATACAAGGGCATACCCAAACGACCCGATAACAGAGGAATGGCGCTACTGGTAAGATAACTCATAACTAAACCCTATTTAGTGTCTATTAGCCCAAAAAAACTTAACAAAACACCTTCAAAGATAGTTCCTTTCCTACCTTACATCGGTAAGTTTCGATAAAAGGTGTGAGATTCACGACGAGGTTTAGCGAGGAAACTGCTCTAGTGCATAATCAATAAACGCTCTTACCTTAGGGGTGAGATAACGATTACTGGCATAGAGTGCATGCACGGGCATAGGTTCGGCAGTCCATTCGGGTAATAGCGCAAGCAACTGCCCTTGTTCGACATAGGGCTTAGCCATTAATAAAGGCAAAAGCGCAATCCCCAAGCCATTTAAAGTCGCCTCACGCAAAGCAAAATAATTATTCACCGCTAATCGTGCAGGATTGTTCACTACTAGCCGCTCATTACCTTTGACTAGCTCCCATTGCTCATGAATACGCCCCCCACTAAACACTAGGCGCGGATACTGCTCCAGCGTTGCTAACGTTATGGGTATAGGTTGCTGGGCTAAATAATCGCGACTAACAAATAAACCATAGTGAATCCATCCCAAACGCCGTGCTACTAAACTAGAATCGGGTAAGGGTCCAATACGAATGGCAATATCAAAACCTTCATGCACTAAATCCACCACACGTCCTGTCCAATCGGCTTCAATACTGACCGCCGGATAACGCTTTAAATAGCCCTGCATCCACGCACTGACTGCTAATAGACCAAACTCTATGCCGCAGGTTAAACGTAATACTCCACGCGGCTCACTGGTCAATTGTTGGGTAAGCTGTTTAGTCTCTTCTACTGCACCCAAAATACCGATAGCTCTTTCATACACCTCGCGCCCAATTTCAGTGAGGGACAACGAGCGCGTGGTTCGCTCTAATAAACGCACGGCAAGCTTGGTTTCTAGTTGGGTAATGACACGCGAGACATATGCTTTTTGTAAGCCTAATGCTTCAGCCGCTTGAGTAAAGCTACCTAGTTGCACCACTTTGACAAAAAGAGCGAGTTCGTTGAGTTCCATTGTTGCTACTTCAGTAAACAATTAGTCTTAAAACTGATTATTTATCGAATAAAGAGCAACTGCAATACTGCACTTATTGATAACTAACACAGGATACCGTTATGCAACGCCGTACTTTTCTAACCACGCTGGCTGCTTTAACGCTAGCAAGTCAAACCCTATTCAGTACTGCTGTTAGTGCTGAGAGTGCACCTGCTCCCAAGGGTAAAGTGTTATTAGTGGCGTCTAGCCCTGCTAAAGCCTCGAATGGTTGGCCCGTAGGCGTATGGGCGGCAGAGATTACTCATCCTTATGATGAGTTGACCCATGCAGGTTATCAGGTAGATATAGTGAGCACTAAGGGCGGCGATTTAGAGTTAGATGCCTACTCCGATCCACGCCATGAAAGCGGTTATTCAGCGGCTGATATTGTAAGCTTGGGCTTTTTGACTTCACCTAAACATGCTGCTTTATTAAAAAATACGCCTGCACTGGCTAGTGTTAAAGCTGATCAATACGATGCACTCATCGTAGCGGGTGGGCAAGCGCCTATGTACACCTTCCGTGATGATAAAACCTTACAGGATTTAATTCGTACTTTTTATGAGTCTAGCAAACCAACGGCTGCTTTATGTCATGGTGTAGCCTCGCTAGTCGATATTAAATTATCGAGCGGTGAGTACTTGCTTAAAGGCAAAAAAGTAACGGGTTTTTCACTCGCTGAAGATCAATTCGCTGAGCAAGCTGTCGGTGCTAAATTATTTGATTGGTATGTCGAGCCTGCGATGAAAGAACGGGGCGCGAATTATGTACAAGGCGGCATGTGGGCCGATTTTGCCGTTAATGATGGTCATTTAATTACCGGACAGCAACAGCACAGTGGACGCAGTGTAGCGCGTTTAGTGATGCAACAATTAGCTAAGTAGGAGTCTACTCATGAAAATGGCCTTTATTGGTTATGGTAATGTGGGAGCACCACTCGCGGATCACTTACAACGCTTAGGGCATCAAGTCACCTTAGCCGCTAAGGATGCTCACTCCGAATCGGTACAAAAAGCACGCGCTTTAAATCCAGCTCTACAAGTCGCTGAACCTGTGTCAGCCATCAGTGACGCACAAGTCGTCTTTCTCGCTACCCCTTTTAATGTAGCGGGTGAAACCTTACAAACGCTACAAACTGTACTCAAGGGTAAGATCGTAGTGGATTGTACTAATCCGGTCGGTGCAGGTTTAACACATGGCTTAAATAGCACCCAGTCCGGTTCGGAATATTTACAAGCATTGATTCCAGACACTGCACTGGTTAAAGCATTTACTATTTATGGCTTTGAAAACTTTCAAGATAATCGTTTTCCTGATAGTGCTTTAAAACCCGCTATGCTGTACTGCGGCAATGATAAAGTGGCTAAAGAAACTATAGGGCAACTGATTGAGCAATTAGGTTGGCAAGCCCTAGATGTAGGTGGCTTAAATCAAGCACTGCATTTGGAGCATATGACCTTAATGTGGATTAAGTTAGTTAGGCTTCAAGGGCGCTCACCTCATCTAGTATGGGCAGCGTTAGAGCGCTAACTCAGTGCTAATCGGTGGCAAACCATTGACAGGTTTAAGAGCCTAACCATAATGCAGCTTAGGCTCTTAAAACTTTAGGATCACACATGACGCCACCGACTAACCCCGCTGCTGAAGTCAATCAATTTCTCACTACTCACCCGCAACTTAGCCAAATCGCCCTGATTTTGACCGATATTAACGGTATTGCTCGCGGTAAATTTTTGCGCCCGCGCGAGCTGTATGCGCTGTATAAAATGGGTCGTCCCTTGCCTAGCTCGATTTTGTCTTTAAATGTATTGGGTGAAGATGTGGACAGCACAGGCCTAGTCTGGGAGGTAGCCGATCAAGATTGTATTGCACGTCCTATTCCTAACACGCTGAAAATGTGTCCTTGGCTACCGAATACAGCACAGGTATTAGTCAGTATGGATAAAGAAGCGGGTATGCCTGCCGCCGCCGCAGATCCACGCTTGTGTTTGGTCGAAGTGGTGGAGCGTTTAAAGGCTGATGGTTCTAATCCCGTCCTAGCGTGTGAATTAGAGTTTTATTTACTCGATAAAGCAGCATGGCAACAAGGTAAAGTTGTAACTGCTACTACCCCTAATGGCTTTAATTTAGAGCAAACTCAAGTCTATGGGGTGGGTGATTTAGAGGATATGCGCGGCTTTTTCGCTGATGTTTATAAATACAGTGCGATTCAAGGGCTACCTGCTGAAACGGCTATTTCAGAATATGCGCCTGCACAATTTGAAATTACCCTCGTACATCGCACCGATGCCGTGCAAGCGGTGGATGAAGCCATTCAATTTAAGCGCCTCATTAAAGGTGTCGCTGAGCAGCACGGTATGATTGCGTGCTTCATGGCAAAACCCTTTACTGAACGCTCTGGTAGTGGGATGCATATTCACGTCAGTTTTACGAATAGTGAGGGCATAAATTTATTCAGTGCAGGTGAAACAGAAACAAATCAAATACTCCTCCACAGCATTGGCGGCATGGCAGCCACCATTAAGGATGCGATGGCAATCTTCGCCCCGCATGCGAATTCGTACCGACGCTTTAAAGCCAATAGCTACGCCCCGACTGCCGCCACTTGGGGCATTAATAATCGCACTGTGACCTTTAGAGTCCCAAGTAATAATGCTGCAAATCGCCATGTCGAACATCGTGCTAGTGGTGCGGATGCCAATCCCTATTTAGCGGCTGCGGCGGTATTGGCGGGTATGCATTATGGGATTAAACATAAAATCGATGCGGATAAACCCGCCACAGGTAATGCCTATAGTGATACACGAGTATTGCCGTTAAATTGGTACGATACTCTCGATGCTTTTGAACACTCGACGTTTATCCGTGAGTACTTGGGTGCTGATTTTCAAAGGATTTATAGCGCATTGAAATGGGAAGAATGTGAGCGCTTTAATGCGGAAGTGAGCAGTTTAGATCATCAATGGCATTTGCGTTTGGCTTGATTAGCACTCATACACTAACTAGCCTAACTAAGAGTACTCAGTGAATCTAAGTACTCTTAAGAAGTACGGGTATTAACCCATATGTAAACCGCCATTCACGGAGAAGTCAGCGCCGGTAGCAAAACCAGACTCATCGGAGGCTACCCAAGAACACATAGAAGCAATTTCTTCGGCTGTCC contains:
- a CDS encoding M91 family zinc metallopeptidase, producing MSYLTSSAIPLLSGRLGMPLYLSTGSRVNNPTPFIAPPFNPQASAELLAAQYSSAIQQPNYAAPTRPVLLPVRTNGLQPSVFPVFGYTALPSRGASPVGASKLRVANELAPALQKIQTNPYGSTILNQILSNPRLNSLTIQTHPQPSALRQQSGITPTASTSVSFNSLGGVDATITMDANMLVKIMTKDGGSLVVDADNVLFHELAHVQLELNNEAIRTTKDTWSRSAELVATEYESNYGGYDRDYYRPGTYTFWG
- a CDS encoding LysR family transcriptional regulator; translation: MELNELALFVKVVQLGSFTQAAEALGLQKAYVSRVITQLETKLAVRLLERTTRSLSLTEIGREVYERAIGILGAVEETKQLTQQLTSEPRGVLRLTCGIEFGLLAVSAWMQGYLKRYPAVSIEADWTGRVVDLVHEGFDIAIRIGPLPDSSLVARRLGWIHYGLFVSRDYLAQQPIPITLATLEQYPRLVFSGGRIHEQWELVKGNERLVVNNPARLAVNNYFALREATLNGLGIALLPLLMAKPYVEQGQLLALLPEWTAEPMPVHALYASNRYLTPKVRAFIDYALEQFPR
- a CDS encoding type 1 glutamine amidotransferase domain-containing protein, coding for MQRRTFLTTLAALTLASQTLFSTAVSAESAPAPKGKVLLVASSPAKASNGWPVGVWAAEITHPYDELTHAGYQVDIVSTKGGDLELDAYSDPRHESGYSAADIVSLGFLTSPKHAALLKNTPALASVKADQYDALIVAGGQAPMYTFRDDKTLQDLIRTFYESSKPTAALCHGVASLVDIKLSSGEYLLKGKKVTGFSLAEDQFAEQAVGAKLFDWYVEPAMKERGANYVQGGMWADFAVNDGHLITGQQQHSGRSVARLVMQQLAK
- a CDS encoding NADPH-dependent F420 reductase codes for the protein MKMAFIGYGNVGAPLADHLQRLGHQVTLAAKDAHSESVQKARALNPALQVAEPVSAISDAQVVFLATPFNVAGETLQTLQTVLKGKIVVDCTNPVGAGLTHGLNSTQSGSEYLQALIPDTALVKAFTIYGFENFQDNRFPDSALKPAMLYCGNDKVAKETIGQLIEQLGWQALDVGGLNQALHLEHMTLMWIKLVRLQGRSPHLVWAALER
- a CDS encoding glutamine synthetase family protein — encoded protein: MTPPTNPAAEVNQFLTTHPQLSQIALILTDINGIARGKFLRPRELYALYKMGRPLPSSILSLNVLGEDVDSTGLVWEVADQDCIARPIPNTLKMCPWLPNTAQVLVSMDKEAGMPAAAADPRLCLVEVVERLKADGSNPVLACELEFYLLDKAAWQQGKVVTATTPNGFNLEQTQVYGVGDLEDMRGFFADVYKYSAIQGLPAETAISEYAPAQFEITLVHRTDAVQAVDEAIQFKRLIKGVAEQHGMIACFMAKPFTERSGSGMHIHVSFTNSEGINLFSAGETETNQILLHSIGGMAATIKDAMAIFAPHANSYRRFKANSYAPTAATWGINNRTVTFRVPSNNAANRHVEHRASGADANPYLAAAAVLAGMHYGIKHKIDADKPATGNAYSDTRVLPLNWYDTLDAFEHSTFIREYLGADFQRIYSALKWEECERFNAEVSSLDHQWHLRLA